The following proteins are encoded in a genomic region of Oceaniferula marina:
- a CDS encoding protein kinase domain-containing protein, with the protein MTTAIPDTDFTPPSIEEIAALLPAYEILSFIAKGGMGAVYMANHISLDRKVAIKVLPRHFGEDEEFRTSFESEAKSMARLNHPNLVGIYDFGQVDGLLYIIMEMVEGPSLFDATHGNVLAPEEAAELTLKICQGLANAHEQGLLHRDVKPANILIDQYAEPKIGDFGLARPVTDHDKDSAFGTPGYTAPEVVQNPYAVDQSTDLYAVGVILYELITSELPSIPYQPVTHTVPCSPEFDRIISKAMHPIPGKRYRSAEEMIDDLKPLLNATPAPTQTTALITPSPAPTGPRPASQPTYTTRPQSEAGHLVRNIAVIAILLVAIVASWKGYQAVKENRRIEQARIDEKKAEDERLRKLEIEKKRKAKALAELNKAPQEVEIVETPEESLQRLKPFLVNGQRAEMPKGSVTRMGKTRLFIDEKMTWHEAQQFCAEYGGHLAVTADDQDLSLLSNKIPSNTSVWLGAGTAGKNNWSWIDGSPWNLNIRSTSKSYYVSVDDIGSLTPKPASAKNSFFIEWKTNGEQQASFEQQLKRCAEQIRSGNAYYPPGTISYSNQHYLLVKLDADWNQAQAMAELAGASLVVPSDPDENEWLISSINAQLPNGSACWIGGMRKENAAWHWASGETWSFAKWAPSSPAVHKDTKAACCINGNEGWSDLPNDNECSYFMIEWNPATRAAPEQSKTTIVSNDVEALQNICKKSIRKIFTTHDKKFEDNIAAYKRELGLELRRLPNNQRLALTPTYTLLVDHCSANRIPYYTDLYTLNKNLAKTVTYRADKQKSYETSMILEVEQLRNRYHQELKKLITSYNEKGLKSKAVDVSEEITSTKTYSVFVTHISDGDLAIVQGKKTTVIPEEEDEDGDEDDEEKEEVEEPSPRKRGTETY; encoded by the coding sequence ATGACAACAGCCATTCCGGATACCGACTTTACTCCTCCATCCATCGAAGAGATTGCAGCTTTGCTTCCCGCGTATGAGATTCTCAGCTTCATTGCCAAAGGCGGCATGGGAGCTGTCTATATGGCGAATCACATTTCGCTCGACCGCAAAGTTGCGATCAAAGTTCTTCCCCGCCACTTTGGAGAAGATGAGGAATTCAGAACCTCTTTTGAATCTGAGGCCAAAAGCATGGCCCGTTTAAACCATCCCAACCTCGTGGGCATCTACGATTTTGGACAAGTCGACGGACTCCTCTACATCATCATGGAAATGGTCGAGGGGCCGTCGCTCTTCGATGCCACTCACGGAAACGTGCTGGCACCGGAAGAAGCCGCGGAACTTACCTTGAAAATTTGTCAGGGTCTGGCCAATGCGCATGAGCAAGGCCTGCTCCACAGAGATGTCAAACCGGCAAACATTCTGATCGATCAATACGCCGAACCCAAAATCGGCGACTTCGGACTGGCCCGACCTGTGACCGATCACGACAAAGACAGCGCTTTTGGAACTCCCGGCTACACCGCTCCAGAGGTTGTCCAAAATCCTTACGCCGTTGATCAAAGCACCGATCTCTATGCCGTTGGCGTCATCTTATACGAACTCATCACCTCCGAGCTCCCAAGCATTCCCTACCAGCCCGTTACCCACACCGTCCCCTGCTCACCGGAATTTGACCGCATTATCAGCAAAGCCATGCACCCGATCCCGGGTAAACGCTATCGCAGTGCGGAAGAGATGATTGACGATCTCAAACCTCTCCTTAACGCGACACCCGCCCCCACCCAAACAACGGCTCTGATTACGCCAAGCCCCGCCCCAACCGGCCCCCGCCCGGCTAGCCAGCCAACCTACACCACGCGTCCACAGAGTGAAGCTGGCCATTTAGTCCGCAACATTGCGGTGATCGCCATACTTCTGGTCGCCATTGTCGCCTCATGGAAAGGCTACCAGGCGGTCAAAGAAAACAGACGAATCGAACAAGCACGAATCGATGAAAAAAAGGCGGAAGATGAACGACTACGCAAACTTGAGATAGAAAAAAAACGCAAGGCTAAAGCACTGGCTGAGCTGAACAAAGCACCTCAAGAGGTGGAAATCGTCGAAACCCCGGAAGAAAGCCTGCAACGCCTGAAGCCATTCCTCGTCAATGGTCAACGAGCAGAAATGCCAAAAGGATCCGTCACCAGAATGGGAAAAACCAGATTGTTCATCGATGAAAAAATGACCTGGCATGAAGCCCAACAATTCTGCGCAGAATACGGCGGACATTTGGCCGTTACGGCAGACGATCAGGACCTGAGCTTGCTGAGCAACAAAATCCCGTCCAACACCAGCGTTTGGCTTGGCGCCGGAACGGCAGGAAAAAACAACTGGAGCTGGATCGATGGCAGCCCGTGGAACTTGAACATCCGTTCCACTTCGAAATCCTACTACGTCAGTGTCGACGACATCGGCTCACTCACCCCCAAACCTGCAAGTGCCAAAAACAGCTTCTTTATCGAATGGAAAACCAACGGTGAACAACAAGCCAGCTTTGAACAACAACTGAAACGCTGCGCCGAACAAATCCGTTCCGGAAACGCATACTATCCTCCCGGAACCATCTCATACAGTAACCAACACTATCTGCTGGTTAAACTGGATGCCGACTGGAACCAAGCCCAGGCCATGGCTGAACTGGCCGGAGCCAGCCTCGTCGTTCCGTCCGACCCGGACGAGAATGAATGGTTGATCTCTTCGATCAACGCCCAACTCCCCAATGGGAGCGCTTGCTGGATAGGGGGCATGAGAAAGGAAAATGCAGCATGGCACTGGGCCTCCGGAGAAACTTGGAGCTTCGCAAAATGGGCCCCGTCCTCCCCCGCCGTTCACAAAGACACCAAAGCAGCATGCTGTATCAACGGAAACGAAGGATGGTCCGATCTCCCGAATGATAATGAATGTTCCTATTTTATGATCGAATGGAATCCGGCCACACGAGCGGCCCCTGAACAAAGCAAAACGACTATCGTCAGCAATGATGTGGAAGCCCTGCAGAACATATGCAAAAAATCCATCCGTAAGATTTTCACCACCCATGATAAAAAGTTTGAGGACAATATCGCGGCCTACAAACGGGAGCTCGGTCTCGAACTTCGCAGACTTCCCAATAACCAGCGTCTGGCACTCACCCCCACCTACACCTTGCTGGTTGATCACTGTAGCGCCAATCGCATTCCATACTACACCGACCTCTACACTCTAAACAAAAACCTGGCGAAAACCGTCACCTACCGTGCGGATAAACAAAAATCCTACGAGACGTCGATGATCCTCGAGGTGGAACAGTTAAGAAACCGCTACCACCAGGAACTCAAAAAACTCATCACATCCTACAATGAAAAAGGTCTCAAATCCAAAGCGGTTGATGTCAGCGAGGAAATAACATCAACCAAGACCTATTCGGTCTTCGTGACCCACATTTCCGACGGCGACCTCGCTATCGTCCAAGGTAAAAAGACCACAGTCATCCCAGAAGAGGAGGATGAAGATGGGGACGAGGATGATGAGGAAAAAGAAGAGGTTGAAGAACCTAGCCCTCGGAAGAGAGGAACAGAAACATACTAA
- a CDS encoding thioredoxin family protein yields the protein MDKSSARAQGAFPPERDQPEQQSIIMRKTTRLASFVLALTASFAFAGGEGWVTDFEAAKKKAAEEKKDLLVDFTGSDWCGWCIKLNDEVFKHDAFKKGVAEKFVLVELDYPRDKSKLSEETQKQNAKLKETYTIKGYPTILLMDAKGRPYAQTGYQAGGPEAYVTHLDELQAERVKRDENLAKAAKLEGVEKAKALVAVLKELPEDHLSHYSELTGEISKLDPEDQSGFVKAQQLKEAKQKLEASISEAMRGNKADTVPPMIDAFIAEHKLEGEEKQELEFTKLQILVSSAARSGEMDKALKTVDSYITQNKLEGEMKQNVLGVKMGPLLQAKKFDEAAKVIDAIIAVDPNTRAGKFAEQFKPRLEKMKAQAGGNKSDNPPHGEPGHVHEEGE from the coding sequence ATGGACAAATCATCAGCGCGGGCACAGGGTGCCTTCCCGCCCGAGCGCGACCAACCTGAACAACAATCGATCATTATGAGAAAAACCACACGACTTGCCAGTTTTGTGCTGGCACTGACAGCATCTTTCGCTTTCGCCGGAGGCGAAGGCTGGGTAACCGACTTCGAAGCAGCCAAAAAGAAAGCCGCGGAGGAGAAAAAAGACCTACTCGTCGACTTCACCGGCTCCGACTGGTGTGGATGGTGCATCAAGCTCAACGACGAAGTCTTTAAACACGACGCCTTCAAAAAAGGAGTCGCCGAAAAGTTCGTGCTCGTCGAACTCGATTACCCAAGGGACAAATCTAAACTCAGTGAAGAAACACAAAAGCAAAATGCAAAGCTCAAGGAGACTTACACCATCAAAGGTTACCCAACCATCCTCCTGATGGACGCCAAAGGCCGCCCTTACGCTCAGACCGGCTATCAGGCAGGAGGCCCCGAGGCCTATGTCACCCACCTCGATGAACTCCAGGCCGAGCGTGTCAAGCGAGACGAAAACCTGGCCAAAGCCGCTAAACTCGAAGGCGTTGAAAAAGCCAAGGCTCTGGTCGCCGTGCTCAAGGAATTACCCGAAGACCACCTCAGCCACTACAGTGAACTGACCGGTGAAATCTCCAAACTCGACCCCGAAGATCAGTCCGGATTTGTCAAAGCTCAACAACTCAAAGAAGCGAAGCAAAAACTTGAGGCTTCCATCTCGGAAGCAATGCGTGGAAATAAAGCCGACACCGTGCCTCCCATGATCGACGCCTTCATCGCTGAACACAAACTGGAAGGTGAGGAAAAACAAGAACTCGAATTCACCAAACTGCAGATCCTTGTTTCCTCGGCGGCGCGCAGCGGAGAGATGGATAAAGCCCTCAAAACCGTGGACAGCTACATCACCCAAAACAAACTTGAAGGTGAAATGAAGCAAAACGTCCTCGGCGTCAAAATGGGGCCATTGCTCCAGGCCAAGAAATTCGATGAAGCCGCTAAGGTCATCGATGCCATCATCGCGGTCGATCCCAACACAAGGGCTGGCAAATTTGCCGAACAGTTCAAACCGCGCTTGGAGAAAATGAAAGCCCAGGCTGGGGGAAACAAGTCAGACAATCCTCCCCACGGAGAGCCTGGTCACGTTCACGAGGAAGGCGAATAA
- the gatB gene encoding Asp-tRNA(Asn)/Glu-tRNA(Gln) amidotransferase subunit GatB gives MPVSDYIVTIGLEVHCQIKSKSKMFCGCATSFGEEPNSNVCPVCLGLPGALPVLNQHAIEQTILAGMMINCKTPEVSKWDRKNYFYPDMPKNYQLTQFDLPLCIGGGVPLYDLAYPKETQKNIPNPGKVVKLTRIHLEEDVAKSTHHSNNSTIDFNRAGTPLMEIVSDPDIETPEEAYAYLKSLQQILIYGGISDADMEKGQMRCDVNVSLRPHGQEELGEKVELKNLNSISAVRNSLHYEILRQAEELDAGIAQIQSTRRWDADLGESQMMRTKEDAHDYRYFPEPDLLPIRTAELVEKMRSHVPELPHDKRARFEADFGISPYDAGVITSDQNLADYFETAVSKPNLGKKIANWITNSLLAKLNEEGIDILDCPLPAERILELVELVEAGTISNNQAREVFATLWNKPEDKAADTAKAMGFEPADTGAIETMIEEVIAANPDKVAEIQAGNEKLLNFLTGQVMKASKGKANPKMVTDGLRAKIL, from the coding sequence ATGCCCGTATCAGATTACATCGTCACCATCGGCCTCGAAGTCCACTGCCAGATTAAGTCTAAGAGCAAAATGTTCTGCGGCTGTGCCACCAGCTTTGGCGAAGAGCCCAACAGCAACGTATGCCCGGTGTGCCTCGGGCTTCCCGGAGCGCTGCCCGTACTCAACCAGCACGCCATCGAGCAAACGATTCTCGCAGGTATGATGATCAACTGCAAAACCCCGGAAGTCTCGAAGTGGGATCGTAAGAACTACTTCTACCCGGACATGCCAAAGAATTACCAGCTCACCCAGTTTGACCTGCCGCTCTGCATCGGGGGAGGAGTCCCGCTCTACGACCTCGCCTACCCGAAAGAAACCCAGAAAAACATCCCGAATCCAGGAAAAGTCGTCAAACTCACCCGGATCCACCTGGAAGAGGATGTCGCCAAATCCACCCACCACAGCAACAACTCAACCATCGACTTCAACCGCGCCGGAACCCCCTTGATGGAAATCGTCTCGGACCCCGACATCGAAACCCCTGAAGAAGCCTACGCCTACCTCAAATCGCTGCAACAAATCCTCATTTACGGAGGGATTTCCGATGCAGATATGGAAAAAGGCCAAATGCGCTGTGACGTCAACGTTTCACTCCGTCCGCACGGACAAGAGGAACTCGGAGAAAAAGTGGAACTCAAAAATCTCAACTCCATTTCCGCAGTGCGCAACTCACTGCATTACGAAATCCTGCGCCAGGCTGAGGAACTGGATGCCGGTATCGCCCAAATCCAATCAACCCGCCGCTGGGACGCCGACCTCGGGGAAAGCCAGATGATGCGCACCAAGGAAGATGCACACGATTACCGGTATTTCCCGGAACCCGACTTACTCCCGATCCGCACCGCCGAGCTCGTCGAAAAAATGCGTAGCCACGTTCCCGAACTCCCACATGATAAACGGGCACGCTTTGAGGCCGATTTCGGTATCAGCCCCTACGACGCAGGGGTGATCACCAGCGACCAAAACCTCGCCGATTATTTCGAAACCGCAGTCAGCAAACCGAATCTCGGAAAAAAAATTGCCAACTGGATCACCAACTCCTTGCTCGCAAAACTGAACGAAGAAGGAATCGACATCCTCGACTGTCCACTTCCCGCCGAACGTATTCTGGAACTCGTCGAATTGGTCGAAGCCGGAACCATCTCCAACAATCAGGCCCGCGAGGTCTTCGCCACGCTCTGGAACAAGCCGGAAGACAAGGCCGCGGATACAGCCAAAGCCATGGGCTTTGAGCCCGCTGACACCGGAGCCATTGAAACCATGATTGAAGAAGTGATTGCCGCGAACCCAGACAAAGTAGCTGAGATTCAAGCCGGCAACGAAAAATTGCTGAACTTCCTCACCGGACAGGTGATGAAAGCTTCCAAGGGTAAGGCCAACCCGAAAATGGTAACCGACGGCTTACGGGCGAAAATCCTCTAA